The segment CCACGGGCGCACCGCCGAGCTGGGCAGCCTGGGCCTGTTCGCCACGCACAATGGCTGGAATGCCGTGGTCAACGACCTGGGCGTGCTGGCCCAGCACATCGGCCAGCAGTTCCCGGGCACGCCGCTGTTTCTGTTCGGCCACAGCATGGGCAGCTACATCGCCCAGGCCTACCTGCTGCACCACAGTGCCAGCCTGCAGGGGGCGATTCTCAGCGGCTCCAACTATCAACCGGCTTTGCTGTACCGCACCGCCCGGCAGATCGCCCGGCTGGAAGCCTGGCGCCAGGGCCCGCTGGGCAAGAGTGCGCTGATCGACTGGCTGTCGTTCGGCTCGTTCAACAAAGCCTTCAAGCCCAACCGTACCGCCTTCGACTGGCTCAGCCGCGACCCGGCCGAGGTAGACAAGTACGTCGCCGACCCGCTGTGCGGCTTTCGCTGCAGCAACCAGCTGTGGCTCGACCTGCTGCTGGGCCTGGCGCAAATCAGCCAGCCCAGGCTGCTGGCGCAGGTCGACCCGAACCTGCCGCTGCTGGTAATTGGCGGCGAATGTGATCCGGTGAGTGCCGGCAAGCGTCTCACCCATCTGGCCGACGCCTTGCGCGCGACCGGCAACCGCCACGTGCAGTTGCGCCTGTACCCCGGCGCGCGGCACGAAGTGCTCAACGAAACCCATCGCGACGAGGTGACCGCCGACATCATCGGCTGGCTGGAACAGGCGCTGGCCCTTGGCCGCCCTGCCCGCAG is part of the Pseudomonas fakonensis genome and harbors:
- a CDS encoding alpha/beta hydrolase, with protein sequence MPHDAFWLAASEHCSLYVHQWLPATPVKAVVLLAHGMAEHAGRYQRLGHALNAAGFALVAHDQRGHGRTAELGSLGLFATHNGWNAVVNDLGVLAQHIGQQFPGTPLFLFGHSMGSYIAQAYLLHHSASLQGAILSGSNYQPALLYRTARQIARLEAWRQGPLGKSALIDWLSFGSFNKAFKPNRTAFDWLSRDPAEVDKYVADPLCGFRCSNQLWLDLLLGLAQISQPRLLAQVDPNLPLLVIGGECDPVSAGKRLTHLADALRATGNRHVQLRLYPGARHEVLNETHRDEVTADIIGWLEQALALGRPARSE